The Dehalogenimonas lykanthroporepellens BL-DC-9 genome includes a window with the following:
- a CDS encoding hypothetical protein (KEGG: eel:EUBELI_00158 AraC family transcriptional regulator, L-rhamnose operon transcriptional activator RhaR): MQFKKRFLMVFMALTLLAGMMGGGGAAYAQERVPDLAGLDITGTVEGENISQEAVARWQSGDGTAYTEVNVYKFGEGDYLVVPAGTQIRLEYVKTAEGENKINPLIVTMPQPDGFKSCSTALDSIPYWHQEAWFVYTRIENSTGWIDHRYYLNKLYDETDNTYDYFQLEHRATAKSKGIFRLISASLDCRKTEASSTMGWYDWTPGADLPNGVGNTITYGVTAFGITISNSIVHYDLWDITKYIEAGKFKNEWKGSANDSEREVGYMVGVTVPQGGWPQWYLGANFDCALG, translated from the coding sequence ATGCAATTCAAGAAACGGTTTCTAATGGTATTCATGGCACTGACGCTCCTGGCGGGGATGATGGGTGGGGGCGGGGCTGCTTATGCCCAAGAACGTGTTCCTGATTTGGCAGGATTAGATATCACTGGGACGGTTGAAGGTGAAAACATTAGCCAAGAAGCGGTTGCCCGGTGGCAATCAGGCGATGGTACCGCCTACACCGAGGTGAATGTATACAAATTTGGGGAAGGAGATTACCTGGTTGTTCCGGCTGGAACGCAAATCCGATTGGAATATGTAAAGACAGCCGAGGGTGAAAATAAAATTAACCCTCTGATTGTAACAATGCCACAACCTGATGGTTTTAAAAGTTGTAGCACCGCTCTTGATTCAATCCCTTATTGGCACCAAGAAGCATGGTTTGTCTACACTCGTATCGAAAATAGTACAGGCTGGATTGACCATCGTTACTATCTAAATAAACTTTATGACGAAACGGACAACACATATGACTATTTTCAACTTGAACATCGGGCGACTGCTAAAAGTAAGGGCATTTTCCGGTTAATATCAGCATCATTGGACTGTCGAAAAACAGAAGCGAGCTCAACTATGGGTTGGTATGATTGGACTCCAGGAGCAGATCTGCCAAATGGTGTTGGCAACACCATTACATATGGGGTAACTGCTTTCGGTATTACGATTTCCAATTCTATCGTTCATTATGACCTTTGGGACATAACGAAGTATATAGAAGCTGGGAAATTCAAGAACGAATGGAAAGGTAGTGCAAATGATTCAGAAAGAGAGGTAGGTTATATGGTTGGCGTAACAGTGCCTCAAGGTGGTTGGCCACAATGGTATCTGGGTGCGAACTTTGATTGCGCTCTCGGGTAA
- a CDS encoding hypothetical protein (KEGG: fpl:Ferp_0235 hypothetical protein), with protein sequence MIKHKIITMIGLCLLVIINLAIPGCNRSEVVLASNKLEELSLVDTWNTVLAKMDMRNAEIELTSFHLNVSAEGIIESLSYGFYALTGEGKPSNNIASIDDRGKLSWSSRDTGETPQQHDPLKLFTETDKYGLDSLTPGPDGLSIQIGFRQGRVVISSEQTGLYYLEDGRLIPLSRIGLFSSSVITFEVYQLIPTEGQTTTVPDAESSGSVTSQLWFLAEDLNKADLLEF encoded by the coding sequence ATGATCAAGCATAAGATTATTACAATGATAGGGTTATGTTTGTTAGTAATCATAAATTTGGCAATACCAGGATGCAACCGTTCCGAAGTAGTATTGGCATCGAATAAGCTGGAAGAATTATCTTTAGTCGATACCTGGAATACGGTATTGGCGAAAATGGATATGCGGAATGCGGAGATTGAATTAACATCTTTTCACCTCAACGTTAGTGCTGAAGGGATAATAGAGTCACTATCCTACGGATTCTACGCATTGACCGGCGAGGGAAAGCCTTCAAACAATATCGCCTCCATCGATGACCGTGGCAAGCTGAGCTGGAGTTCCCGCGATACCGGCGAAACACCTCAACAGCACGATCCATTGAAGCTGTTTACGGAAACGGATAAATATGGACTGGACTCCTTGACCCCCGGGCCGGACGGTCTGTCCATCCAGATCGGATTTCGACAAGGTAGAGTTGTTATCAGCAGCGAACAAACAGGTTTATATTACCTGGAAGACGGACGTCTGATCCCGCTCTCCCGGATAGGGTTATTCTCTTCCAGTGTCATAACATTCGAGGTTTATCAACTCATCCCGACCGAAGGTCAAACCACGACAGTGCCCGACGCCGAATCTTCTGGAAGCGTGACAAGCCAGTTATGGTTCCTCGCAGAGGATTTGAATAAAGCAGACCTACTTGAATTCTAA
- a CDS encoding anthranilate synthase component I (TIGRFAM: anthranilate synthase component I~KEGG: det:DET1481 anthranilate synthase component I~PFAM: Chorismate binding-like; Anthranilate synthase component I domain protein): MYKPTLEEIRKLKGKGNLAAVSRELMADLETPVSAFLKIQRGGLSFLLESVEGGQRMARYSFLGTEPGRVIVADGASPFDDPLTAVEEALKDRCVVPQPGLPRFSGGAVGYLSYEAAGRFEKLPSPEADSLGLPEGMFMLTDTFLVFDHVAHRIKVISLMPLDGDLEKAYAAAVGHIDEMCRRLAEPLANGHKAAGTVATEFTSSVTREVFEAGVTAIKEDIAAGEAIQVVLSQRLSRPTGAAPFDIYRSLRSINPSPYMFFLDFGGFQIIGASPEILVRVEDGEVVTRPLAGTRKRGATPEEDLALETALKADPKERAEHIMLVDLGRNDIGRVAEPGSVVVSDLMNVERYSHVMHLVSHVKGRLKKGLTAYDALRATFPAGTVSGAPKVRAMQIIAEHEPEKRGPYAGAVGYFSYNGNMDMAIAIRTMLTKDGRAYVQAGAGIVYDSQPEAEYYETLNKAQALFKAVSQAEAGG; the protein is encoded by the coding sequence ATGTACAAGCCGACTCTGGAAGAAATCAGGAAACTCAAAGGCAAGGGTAACCTGGCGGCGGTCAGCCGGGAACTGATGGCTGACCTGGAAACGCCGGTTTCCGCCTTTCTCAAGATACAGCGCGGCGGGCTGTCCTTTCTGCTGGAAAGTGTGGAGGGCGGGCAGAGGATGGCGCGTTACAGCTTCCTTGGCACGGAGCCCGGCCGGGTTATCGTTGCCGATGGCGCGTCACCTTTTGACGACCCGCTGACAGCCGTGGAAGAGGCATTAAAAGACCGCTGTGTCGTGCCCCAGCCCGGCCTGCCCCGTTTCAGCGGCGGCGCAGTAGGCTACCTGTCTTATGAAGCCGCCGGGCGGTTTGAAAAGCTCCCATCGCCGGAAGCCGACTCGCTGGGACTGCCGGAAGGCATGTTCATGCTGACCGATACCTTTCTGGTATTCGACCACGTGGCCCACCGGATCAAGGTCATCTCGCTGATGCCGCTGGACGGGGATCTGGAAAAGGCTTATGCCGCCGCAGTGGGGCATATCGACGAAATGTGCCGCCGGCTGGCGGAACCGCTGGCCAACGGGCACAAAGCCGCCGGTACCGTCGCCACGGAATTCACTTCCAGCGTCACCAGGGAAGTCTTTGAGGCCGGAGTGACGGCCATCAAGGAAGATATTGCCGCCGGAGAAGCTATCCAGGTGGTGCTGTCCCAAAGATTGTCGCGGCCCACCGGCGCCGCACCGTTTGATATCTACCGTTCACTCCGGAGCATCAATCCCTCCCCGTATATGTTTTTCCTAGATTTCGGCGGTTTCCAGATTATCGGCGCTTCACCGGAGATACTGGTCCGGGTGGAAGACGGCGAGGTTGTGACCCGGCCGCTGGCCGGCACCAGGAAGCGCGGGGCGACACCGGAAGAAGACCTGGCGCTGGAAACCGCACTGAAAGCCGACCCCAAGGAGCGCGCCGAACATATCATGCTGGTGGATCTGGGCCGCAACGACATCGGGCGGGTGGCGGAGCCGGGCTCGGTGGTCGTTTCCGACCTGATGAATGTGGAGCGTTATTCCCACGTGATGCACTTGGTCAGCCACGTCAAGGGAAGATTAAAGAAAGGCCTGACGGCTTATGACGCCCTGCGGGCCACCTTTCCGGCCGGTACGGTTTCCGGAGCGCCAAAGGTGCGGGCCATGCAGATTATCGCGGAGCATGAGCCGGAAAAACGCGGGCCTTACGCCGGGGCGGTGGGCTATTTCAGCTATAACGGCAACATGGATATGGCCATCGCCATCCGCACCATGTTAACCAAAGACGGCCGGGCTTACGTTCAGGCGGGAGCGGGCATTGTCTATGACAGCCAGCCGGAAGCGGAGTACTACGAAACATTGAATAAGGCCCAGGCGCTGTTCAAGGCAGTCAGTCAAGCCGAAGCCGGAGGCTAA
- a CDS encoding Phosphoribosylanthranilate isomerase (KEGG: dev:DhcVS_1255 phosphoribosylanthranilate isomerase~PFAM: N-(5'phosphoribosyl)anthranilate isomerase (PRAI)) — protein MTHIKICGVTDVETAALCGRLGADFIGLVFAESRRRVTPEKAMEITHHLLSQARRPRLVGVFVNEPAEEVNRIAEYCRLDRVQLSGDEDDDYCARIERPVIRAMRVGADTSVQEVVAGIIRAPAHRIHLLDARADDRYGGTGRVFDWQLLAGFGSELSLMVAGGLTPENVGELIRRYRPWGVDVSSGVEKNGYKDPASIRDFIREARQAEAVLRGVTDATG, from the coding sequence ATGACGCATATCAAGATCTGCGGGGTGACCGATGTGGAAACGGCGGCGCTGTGTGGCCGGCTGGGCGCTGATTTCATCGGGTTGGTATTTGCCGAATCACGACGCCGGGTGACCCCGGAGAAGGCGATGGAGATAACCCATCACCTGTTGAGCCAGGCCCGACGGCCCAGGCTGGTGGGGGTGTTCGTCAACGAGCCGGCCGAAGAGGTTAACCGTATCGCCGAATACTGCCGGCTGGACCGGGTGCAGTTGTCCGGTGATGAAGATGACGATTACTGCGCCCGCATTGAGCGGCCGGTGATACGAGCGATGAGGGTTGGCGCCGATACCAGTGTTCAGGAAGTGGTGGCCGGTATAATCAGGGCTCCGGCCCACCGCATTCATCTGCTGGATGCCCGGGCCGACGACCGCTATGGCGGTACCGGGCGGGTTTTCGACTGGCAACTGCTGGCAGGATTCGGCTCGGAATTGTCGCTGATGGTGGCCGGCGGCCTGACGCCGGAAAATGTCGGCGAACTGATCAGGCGTTACCGGCCGTGGGGAGTGGATGTGTCCAGCGGGGTGGAGAAAAACGGGTACAAGGACCCGGCCAGTATAAGGGATTTCATCCGCGAGGCGCGGCAAGCAGAAGCTGTTTTGAGAGGAGTCACCGATGCAACCGGATAA
- a CDS encoding hypothetical protein (KEGG: mbu:Mbur_0789 hypothetical protein), with protein MKWHKVLPAVLLAVVLATGLLAGCAKVEPDTPTGIVINPLSSSIGNVDGDPEKPVKVSYTITIRNKTNGDVFISSVTPVLSGSMNDYFLNQPDDFAVNTTLAPDSGVNVTGELIFDFTGTGFSKAEMSSSLKITSVEVESTFIIDLPA; from the coding sequence ATGAAGTGGCATAAAGTCTTACCAGCGGTCTTGTTAGCTGTGGTACTGGCGACCGGCCTTTTAGCCGGTTGCGCGAAGGTAGAACCCGACACACCGACAGGAATCGTCATCAATCCCCTTTCATCCTCGATTGGCAACGTCGATGGAGACCCGGAGAAACCGGTTAAGGTCTCATACACCATTACGATTCGGAATAAAACTAATGGCGACGTGTTCATCAGCAGTGTGACTCCCGTTTTGTCCGGTTCTATGAATGATTATTTCCTGAACCAGCCTGATGATTTTGCCGTAAACACCACGTTAGCCCCCGATTCAGGTGTCAATGTTACCGGGGAGCTGATTTTTGATTTCACCGGCACCGGCTTTTCCAAGGCGGAAATGAGTTCGTCACTCAAGATCACGAGTGTGGAAGTTGAATCCACTTTCATCATCGATTTGCCGGCTTAG
- a CDS encoding anthranilate phosphoribosyltransferase (KEGG: ttr:Tter_1253 anthranilate phosphoribosyltransferase~TIGRFAM: anthranilate phosphoribosyltransferase~PFAM: glycosyl transferase family 3; Glycosyl transferase, family 3-like), with amino-acid sequence MIIKEAIENLVCGRSLSADEAAAVMEEIMEGQATPAQFGAFVTALRCKGETVEEMVGLARTMRAKALPMTVTGPVVDTCGTGGDKAGTFNISTAAAIIAAACGVRVAKHGNRAVSSLCGSADVLEALGVRIDLTPDEAGECLEQAGIVFMFAPVFHPAMRHAGPPRREIGIRTVFNLLGPLCNPAGATTQVIGVPRRELVTSIAEVLRDLGSEHALVVHGSDGLDEITLTGPTRVCELENGRLECYDINPEEFGLDRCRAEDIKGGDAAWNAAAMLRLLHGEGGALKGAAILNAAAALRAAGRAGSLVEGASLAGEALDSGAALSRLEKFTEVSQMLEARRNAG; translated from the coding sequence ATGATAATTAAGGAAGCCATCGAAAACCTGGTCTGCGGCCGCTCACTGAGTGCCGATGAGGCGGCGGCGGTGATGGAGGAAATCATGGAAGGACAGGCCACACCGGCGCAGTTCGGCGCTTTCGTTACCGCGCTTCGATGCAAGGGTGAGACGGTGGAAGAAATGGTGGGTCTGGCGCGGACGATGCGGGCTAAGGCACTGCCGATGACGGTGACCGGACCGGTGGTAGATACCTGCGGTACCGGGGGCGATAAGGCCGGCACCTTCAATATATCGACCGCCGCCGCCATTATTGCCGCCGCCTGCGGCGTCAGGGTGGCCAAGCACGGCAACCGGGCGGTTTCCTCCCTGTGTGGTTCCGCCGACGTGCTGGAAGCCCTGGGGGTGCGCATCGACCTGACGCCGGATGAAGCCGGCGAGTGTCTGGAACAGGCCGGTATCGTCTTCATGTTCGCCCCGGTGTTCCATCCGGCGATGCGCCACGCCGGGCCGCCGCGACGGGAAATCGGCATCCGGACGGTCTTCAATCTGCTGGGGCCGTTGTGCAACCCGGCCGGAGCGACCACCCAGGTCATCGGCGTACCGCGGCGAGAACTGGTGACGAGCATTGCCGAGGTGCTGAGAGACTTGGGCAGTGAGCACGCCCTGGTGGTTCACGGCAGTGACGGACTGGACGAGATTACCCTGACCGGACCGACGCGGGTGTGTGAACTCGAAAACGGGCGACTCGAATGTTACGATATCAATCCGGAAGAATTCGGCCTGGACCGATGCCGCGCTGAGGATATAAAAGGCGGCGACGCCGCCTGGAACGCCGCGGCCATGCTGAGGCTGTTGCATGGCGAGGGTGGAGCGCTCAAGGGCGCGGCGATACTGAACGCCGCCGCCGCGCTGAGGGCGGCCGGCCGGGCCGGTTCCCTGGTCGAAGGCGCCAGTCTGGCCGGTGAAGCGCTGGACAGCGGCGCGGCGTTGTCACGGCTGGAAAAATTCACAGAGGTCAGCCAGATGCTGGAGGCGCGACGGAATGCTGGATAA
- a CDS encoding ABC transporter related protein (KEGG: rbi:RB2501_11427 hypothetical protein~PFAM: ABC transporter related~SMART: AAA ATPase), producing the protein MSHIENEVKLCGLSKSFGCQEALKEVSLGIPKGAIFGLLGPNGAGKSTIISILLGLTRSTSGTFSLFDQQGNGKKLPGLLRQVGTVFEHPVFYPQLSGRLNLRLLAGAKITEVRIAELAEFVGLQGRLKDKVGTYSMGMKQRLALALALSGKPKLLILDEPTNGLDPIGIADLRLMIHQVHEVGTTILLASHMLTEVEKVCTDVAIMNKGQIAVQGKLSSLVAENGGSLEELFLSLLGRGGLR; encoded by the coding sequence TTGAGTCATATCGAGAATGAAGTTAAGCTGTGCGGATTATCCAAATCATTCGGCTGTCAGGAGGCGTTAAAGGAAGTCAGCCTTGGAATACCAAAAGGCGCCATCTTCGGTCTCCTCGGCCCCAACGGCGCCGGTAAGTCCACCATCATCAGTATCCTTTTGGGGCTGACGCGCTCGACTTCCGGAACCTTCAGCCTTTTCGACCAGCAAGGCAATGGTAAGAAACTGCCGGGTTTACTGCGCCAGGTGGGCACCGTTTTTGAGCACCCGGTTTTCTACCCCCAGCTTTCCGGACGGCTTAACCTGAGATTACTGGCGGGTGCCAAAATAACGGAAGTGCGTATTGCTGAACTGGCGGAGTTCGTCGGTCTGCAAGGCCGTTTGAAAGACAAAGTTGGTACTTACTCAATGGGGATGAAACAGCGGCTGGCTTTGGCGCTGGCGCTGTCAGGTAAACCAAAATTATTGATTCTTGATGAACCCACCAACGGCTTGGACCCTATAGGCATTGCCGATTTAAGGCTGATGATTCACCAGGTCCATGAGGTGGGGACAACTATTTTGCTGGCCAGCCACATGTTGACTGAAGTGGAAAAAGTATGTACCGATGTGGCAATCATGAATAAAGGACAAATCGCGGTGCAGGGGAAGCTGTCATCCTTGGTGGCCGAAAACGGTGGGTCGCTGGAAGAACTTTTTCTGAGTCTGTTGGGACGGGGGGGGCTGCGATGA
- a CDS encoding hypothetical protein (KEGG: dev:DhcVS_1013 hypothetical protein) — MQFKKRFLMVFMSLTLLAGMMGGGSVVAADEGKTQVVTLSNFDILFPMPADLEKAIVHDIPKTPVIIDGVLYQPEQISSFDGQRLHFTSGKDGKEYAFTTSESLEKFLVSEFGTGWKGPGEGYGILAEGNNVFFKDWYFGGGYVSYWSGTSVPNLGSFTNSISSMRLTNSVTLCDLVNYGGDTRMYVYGVYTSLFFDGWNDKASSLVTWSD; from the coding sequence ATGCAATTCAAGAAACGGTTTCTAATGGTATTCATGTCACTGACGCTCCTGGCAGGGATGATGGGTGGGGGTTCCGTGGTGGCGGCGGACGAGGGTAAAACACAGGTTGTGACACTATCTAACTTTGACATATTGTTCCCGATGCCCGCAGATCTTGAAAAAGCTATTGTTCACGACATACCTAAAACACCAGTGATAATTGATGGTGTTTTGTATCAGCCAGAACAAATTAGTAGTTTCGATGGACAACGGTTGCATTTTACTTCTGGAAAAGATGGGAAAGAGTATGCATTCACGACTTCAGAGTCTTTGGAAAAGTTTTTGGTAAGTGAATTTGGGACAGGATGGAAAGGGCCGGGTGAAGGATACGGCATATTGGCAGAAGGGAATAACGTCTTTTTCAAAGATTGGTATTTTGGGGGAGGCTATGTTTCTTATTGGTCTGGAACCAGTGTTCCTAATCTAGGTAGCTTTACGAATAGTATTTCGTCTATGAGGTTGACGAATTCGGTTACGCTGTGTGATTTGGTTAACTATGGCGGTGACACACGAATGTACGTTTATGGGGTGTATACTAGTCTCTTTTTTGACGGTTGGAATGATAAAGCATCGTCTCTCGTAACATGGAGTGATTAG
- a CDS encoding Indole-3-glycerol-phosphate synthase (KEGG: deb:DehaBAV1_1274 indole-3-glycerol-phosphate synthase~PFAM: Indole-3-glycerol phosphate synthase) — protein sequence MLDKLTAAARVATERRRRLVPEAELVRQAEACPVPPDFRQALLGQGVAVIAEVKKASPSRGVIRPDFDPVAIGLDYAESGADAISVLTEEEYFLGSPEYLKRIALATGGQRMPLLRKDFITEDYQVYEARAWGAGAVLLIASILEASRLKSLLALSRELGLAALVEVHDEAETGRAVEAGAGIIGINNRDLKTFQVDIKTTERLRPLVPADRLVVAESGITGREDVVYLDGLGIDAVLVGEALMRGLPLRELRLDEPGRGNQ from the coding sequence ATGCTGGATAAACTGACGGCGGCGGCGCGGGTAGCGACCGAACGACGCCGCCGACTGGTACCGGAGGCTGAGTTGGTCAGACAGGCAGAGGCTTGCCCGGTACCGCCGGATTTCCGGCAGGCGCTCCTTGGACAGGGGGTAGCCGTTATCGCCGAAGTCAAGAAGGCTTCACCGTCCCGGGGTGTTATCCGACCGGACTTCGACCCGGTGGCCATCGGTCTCGATTACGCCGAAAGCGGCGCCGATGCCATTTCGGTGCTGACCGAGGAGGAGTACTTTCTGGGCAGTCCCGAATACCTGAAACGGATCGCGCTAGCTACCGGCGGTCAGCGGATGCCGCTGTTACGCAAGGATTTTATTACCGAAGACTATCAGGTGTACGAAGCCCGGGCCTGGGGTGCCGGAGCGGTGTTGTTAATCGCCAGCATCCTGGAAGCGTCCCGGTTGAAATCATTGCTGGCGCTGAGCCGGGAGTTGGGGCTGGCGGCGCTGGTGGAGGTCCATGACGAAGCCGAAACCGGGCGGGCGGTGGAGGCCGGCGCCGGGATTATCGGAATCAACAATCGTGATTTGAAGACGTTTCAAGTTGACATAAAAACGACGGAAAGGCTCCGGCCGCTGGTGCCGGCTGACCGGCTGGTGGTGGCTGAAAGCGGCATCACCGGACGGGAAGATGTGGTTTACCTGGACGGGTTGGGCATCGACGCGGTGCTGGTGGGTGAAGCGCTGATGCGGGGTTTGCCGCTCAGGGAACTGAGGCTGGACGAACCGGGGCGGGGTAATCAATGA
- a CDS encoding glutamine amidotransferase of anthranilate synthase (KEGG: rrs:RoseRS_1454 glutamine amidotransferase of anthranilate synthase~TIGRFAM: glutamine amidotransferase of anthranilate synthase~PFAM: glutamine amidotransferase class-I), translated as MILLIDNYDSFTYNLYQYLCELGAEVEVRRNDEIDIAGIEALAPERIVISPGPSTPDHAGISMDVIRHFGPKLPVLGVCLGHQCLGQVYGGEVVRAGAVMHGKASVVEHTGAGVFAGVPSPFNVIRYHSLAVRRESLPECLEVTAWTADGEIMGLKHRRYQVQGVQFHPESFMSEYGREILKNFLQGGSNHDN; from the coding sequence ATGATTTTACTCATTGATAACTACGACAGCTTTACCTATAACCTGTACCAGTATCTGTGTGAACTGGGGGCGGAGGTTGAGGTCAGGCGTAACGATGAAATCGACATCGCCGGCATCGAAGCACTGGCTCCGGAGCGGATTGTGATTTCTCCCGGCCCTTCAACGCCGGATCATGCCGGTATTTCCATGGATGTAATCCGGCACTTCGGGCCGAAGCTGCCGGTGCTGGGCGTCTGTCTGGGGCACCAATGCCTGGGTCAGGTGTATGGAGGTGAGGTGGTCAGGGCCGGGGCGGTGATGCACGGCAAAGCGTCGGTGGTGGAACACACCGGGGCGGGCGTCTTCGCCGGCGTGCCTTCACCTTTCAACGTCATCCGTTATCACTCACTGGCGGTGCGCCGTGAATCGCTCCCGGAGTGCCTGGAAGTGACCGCCTGGACGGCGGATGGCGAAATCATGGGGCTGAAGCACCGGCGATACCAGGTTCAGGGGGTGCAGTTTCACCCGGAATCCTTCATGTCCGAATACGGGCGGGAAATACTGAAAAACTTTCTGCAAGGAGGCAGTAACCATGATAATTAA
- a CDS encoding hypothetical protein (KEGG: sti:Sthe_0186 hypothetical protein), producing the protein MTSVIGTELHKLAASRFTWIAPLILLLYMFWGMSGVYSQYQLEKTAIPMWPEDPPPGVTLERWQEQKTQFIASQSKTVADLEKMLTYPSSIGSVAADIQWFGGLLIIGLAVSAMAGEFRHGTIAQIIARGTTRRRFVLGKIGALSIVTLGWIVVAVVFGFFLSLYYGAQIGEASTVAGSIPDILVVIGFTWLTLLIYVLAGVFLAMVFKSGMVAIATGIFLFMFDWLFITFGMPGSGASLAVIRNYAPNFNIISVMHAIMPGEAEFTGGYLMRWGSAAFDEYPDPSSAALVLAFYALIFAGVSMYIMSRRELKVA; encoded by the coding sequence ATGACAAGCGTCATCGGTACCGAATTGCACAAACTGGCCGCCAGCCGGTTCACCTGGATTGCCCCGCTTATTCTGTTATTGTACATGTTCTGGGGCATGAGCGGGGTTTATTCGCAGTACCAACTGGAAAAAACCGCGATTCCGATGTGGCCCGAAGACCCTCCGCCTGGTGTGACACTGGAACGTTGGCAGGAGCAAAAAACTCAGTTCATCGCTTCCCAGTCAAAAACGGTGGCTGACCTGGAAAAGATGTTGACCTATCCCAGTTCGATCGGTTCGGTTGCGGCTGATATTCAGTGGTTTGGCGGGTTGTTGATAATCGGCCTGGCTGTCAGTGCCATGGCGGGTGAATTTCGCCATGGGACAATAGCGCAGATAATCGCTCGCGGCACCACCCGACGGCGGTTTGTGCTGGGTAAAATCGGAGCCCTGTCAATCGTTACCCTCGGTTGGATTGTCGTGGCCGTGGTATTCGGTTTTTTTCTGAGTTTGTACTACGGCGCTCAGATCGGGGAAGCTTCCACCGTGGCTGGTTCCATACCGGATATCCTCGTTGTTATCGGTTTCACATGGCTGACTCTTCTGATTTATGTTTTGGCTGGAGTGTTTCTGGCTATGGTGTTTAAAAGCGGCATGGTAGCCATAGCAACGGGTATATTTTTGTTTATGTTTGACTGGTTATTTATCACCTTCGGCATGCCTGGCAGCGGAGCGTCTTTAGCTGTGATTCGTAATTATGCGCCGAACTTCAACATTATATCGGTGATGCATGCCATCATGCCGGGCGAGGCAGAATTTACCGGCGGTTATCTAATGCGCTGGGGGAGTGCCGCTTTTGATGAATATCCGGATCCAAGTTCTGCGGCTTTGGTATTAGCTTTTTATGCCCTGATTTTTGCCGGTGTGAGCATGTATATCATGTCGCGACGGGAATTGAAGGTAGCCTGA
- a CDS encoding hypothetical protein (KEGG: ppe:PEPE_1056 ADP-ribose pyrophosphatase) — protein sequence MYPKIYFFIPVLLGIFLFTGCSPKNEPPADAYHGQIIPKIITFQGRVYSSTGETILQTPVGTPDTTGTVQFLGSVLSEGETYEVYSFRDVDPVTAIAVKRLLANTEGGSDFYFKYVVE from the coding sequence ATGTATCCGAAAATATATTTCTTCATTCCAGTATTATTAGGGATTTTTCTTTTTACGGGGTGTTCGCCAAAAAACGAACCGCCGGCTGATGCTTATCATGGACAAATCATTCCAAAAATAATTACGTTCCAAGGAAGGGTCTATTCAAGTACTGGTGAGACCATACTTCAAACACCGGTCGGTACCCCGGATACTACCGGAACTGTTCAGTTCCTGGGTAGCGTTCTCAGCGAAGGGGAAACGTATGAGGTTTATTCGTTCAGGGATGTCGATCCGGTCACCGCGATTGCCGTGAAAAGACTTCTTGCCAACACTGAGGGTGGTTCTGATTTCTATTTTAAGTACGTCGTTGAATAA
- a CDS encoding hypothetical protein (KEGG: msl:Msil_3892 hypothetical protein) has protein sequence MKGIRKQHWGAEFNYSPEMTANWILETPFKAGGGQFNIGHFGTVTVNSAWWWNKDGFDPGFENFRIDNSGTVHRDRMWPTLNYEYLAPSNLGADGKSFSFTRN, from the coding sequence ATGAAAGGAATCCGCAAACAACATTGGGGGGCTGAGTTTAACTATTCTCCGGAGATGACTGCAAACTGGATTCTCGAGACACCCTTCAAAGCTGGAGGGGGTCAGTTCAATATCGGTCATTTCGGTACGGTTACTGTTAATTCAGCATGGTGGTGGAATAAAGATGGGTTTGACCCGGGTTTCGAAAATTTTCGGATTGATAATTCAGGAACCGTACACAGAGACCGCATGTGGCCAACTCTTAACTATGAGTACCTAGCGCCTTCGAACCTTGGTGCAGATGGTAAGAGTTTCTCGTTCACACGAAACTAA